From Trueperella pecoris, a single genomic window includes:
- a CDS encoding helix-turn-helix transcriptional regulator produces the protein MADLSLSRKIAILSHLDSHTPTLRQLARRFEKTPAQMRKELLELFVLEIPLAGYVDTPVDVSIPDDADGEVRLIANTTAVSPSLTLAELITLLALIDDLFGVVDSETRVNLARLRERLTAGAKKAGYGSALWPAPSVNLSDRISDALNEAMKSRRLIRMRYLKAGEDLHVFDEVVTLAPITITTGARALLVAAKDDQLRTYRLDRVAEVTVLDRTFSKALEEDIRARFSAQSPFAGQQVTIRATPAARWVAETLPIDELTESDGLLVIHLTVSSMAWLRTLLIRMGESVVAVEPAHVAELISSQARTYKEAGPCGSGSC, from the coding sequence ATGGCTGACCTGTCACTGTCACGCAAGATCGCCATCCTGTCCCATCTGGATAGCCACACCCCGACCCTGCGCCAGCTCGCCCGGCGATTTGAGAAGACGCCGGCACAGATGCGCAAGGAGCTCCTCGAACTGTTCGTGCTGGAGATTCCGCTGGCGGGCTATGTTGACACGCCCGTTGACGTGTCGATTCCCGACGACGCCGACGGCGAGGTTCGCCTCATCGCCAATACGACGGCGGTCTCGCCGTCGTTGACACTGGCGGAACTCATCACGCTCTTGGCGCTTATCGACGACCTATTCGGCGTCGTCGACTCGGAAACCCGAGTAAACCTTGCACGCCTGCGTGAGCGCCTGACGGCCGGCGCCAAGAAGGCGGGCTATGGAAGTGCGCTGTGGCCCGCTCCGAGCGTCAATCTTTCCGATCGAATATCGGACGCGCTGAACGAGGCGATGAAGTCTCGCCGTCTGATTCGCATGCGTTACCTCAAAGCGGGCGAGGACCTCCACGTTTTCGACGAGGTGGTGACGCTGGCACCGATCACGATCACGACGGGCGCGAGAGCGCTCCTCGTCGCGGCCAAGGACGACCAGCTGCGGACGTATCGCCTCGACCGTGTAGCGGAAGTGACGGTCCTCGACCGGACGTTCTCCAAGGCGCTCGAGGAGGACATTCGCGCCCGCTTTTCCGCACAGAGCCCCTTCGCCGGGCAGCAAGTGACGATCCGGGCTACCCCGGCCGCCCGCTGGGTGGCGGAGACGCTGCCCATTGACGAGTTGACCGAATCCGACGGGCTGCTCGTGATCCACCTGACGGTCTCGTCCATGGCGTGGCTGCGGACCCTTCTGATAAGGATGGGGGAATCGGTGGTGGCAGTCGAACCGGCGCACGTGGCCGAATTGATCTCTTCGCAGGCACGCACATATAAGGAGGCTGGGCCATGTGGTTCTGGGTCTTGCTGA
- the hisG gene encoding ATP phosphoribosyltransferase — translation MLRIAVPNKGSLSDPASRMLAEAGYRQRRESRELVLVDADNDVEFFYIRPRDVAVYVGAGTVDVGITGRDLLLDSEAPAIEHRGLGFARATFRFAAPGGQNMTIADLQGKRIATSYDSLVTNYLATHGIDATVVHLDGAVESSVRLGVADAIADVVETGTTLRAAGMNVFGDPLLESEAILIRRGDEISHDLQILDGRLEGVITARNYVLMDYDIERDKLDLAVRLTPGYQSPTVAPLHDEDWVAVRAMVDRKKMNKVMDDLHDVGARGILVTPILTSRI, via the coding sequence ATGCTTCGCATTGCCGTTCCCAACAAGGGATCCCTGTCCGACCCCGCCTCGCGCATGCTCGCCGAAGCCGGGTACCGTCAGCGCCGCGAGTCGCGCGAGTTGGTCTTAGTTGACGCCGATAACGACGTCGAATTCTTCTACATACGCCCGCGCGACGTTGCCGTGTACGTCGGCGCGGGCACAGTTGACGTCGGCATCACCGGCCGTGATCTCCTCCTCGACTCTGAGGCGCCCGCCATTGAGCATCGCGGCCTCGGATTTGCCCGTGCCACGTTCAGGTTTGCCGCGCCGGGCGGGCAGAACATGACGATCGCCGATCTGCAGGGCAAGCGCATCGCAACGTCCTACGACTCGCTTGTGACAAATTATCTGGCCACGCACGGCATCGACGCGACTGTGGTCCACCTCGACGGTGCCGTGGAAAGCTCGGTGCGACTCGGCGTGGCCGATGCGATCGCGGATGTGGTGGAGACTGGCACGACGCTGCGCGCGGCCGGTATGAACGTGTTCGGCGATCCGTTGCTCGAGTCCGAGGCGATCCTGATTCGGCGTGGGGACGAGATCAGCCACGATCTTCAGATCCTCGACGGCCGACTCGAGGGCGTGATCACCGCACGTAATTATGTGCTGATGGACTACGACATTGAGCGCGACAAACTCGACCTCGCCGTCCGGCTCACTCCCGGATATCAGTCACCGACCGTCGCACCGCTGCACGACGAGGACTGGGTTGCGGTCCGGGCGATGGTTGATCGTAAGAAGATGAACAAAGTGATGGATGATTTGCACGACGTCGGCGCGCGCGGCATCCTCGTGACACCGATTTTGACGTCGCGTATTTGA
- a CDS encoding DEAD/DEAH box helicase, giving the protein MDLVANNFVDRYAGRGIYLDNFQLEAIEALGQDRDVLVSAPTGAGKTVVAEYAVELALARMQKCIYTAPIKALSNQKYRDLAERLGVENVGLLTGDQAINREASILVVTTEVLRNMLFQHDDVVGDVGYVVLDEVHYLADEFRGPVWEEVILQLPAHVRLVSLSATISNVEEFAAWLRSIRGVTTVVVSQVRPVPLVQHVAIQRRIEPLYDNGELNARLVQTAGSRGRSRRRTGLARRKGVLTQLTSRDLLPAIEFIFSRKGCDRAVSDLLDDGLTLTTPAEQRLIRAHLRALRQELTEEDQRAVRFAFWSRAMVRGFAAHHAGMFPALKELAEDLMEAGLLKLVYATGTLALGIDMPVRTVVLEELQRWNGSDFVDLTATEYTQLIGRAGRRGKDKVGHAVVLHSDELDLGALANLGSGRVEPLYSAFFPSYNSVVNLLAFHSYEDARAIMGTSFAQYQRNAELGDLRGRIARIRARLEVLEAELENSCLLGDVAEYLRIRRRSERASKAERKRAKQEYRSRMERSWDEARTGRLYAFARQGELEYGVTLSVGRKLRLVNLYGEMVWLHEDELSSELRDLGTNDMPFGLSPKDPQVRQTIAESIWEAIEERSALGTDADLTSSWDRFAVRSSAELEAHPVHHCPDLGDHLRHGTEYVSLLNNLESLETTSERYDDSVAKEFDATASVLSRLGYLQPGESGESAAGHVKLAAGAAMLRGIHNEADLLIVQCLNEAAIQGLTPAEFAGVTSAFLCDRRLGTALPRQATLRAAWTAIERNLDFLRALEAAVDITRTSDPFPGAMEAFAAWASGADLETVMQMSDLVVGDFISANRRLIDLLGQIEQVAPAGPLHECAGRARDMIRRWEWL; this is encoded by the coding sequence ATGGATCTCGTCGCCAACAATTTCGTCGACCGCTATGCAGGGCGCGGCATTTATCTCGATAACTTTCAGCTCGAGGCAATTGAGGCCCTTGGGCAGGATCGTGACGTCCTCGTCTCGGCGCCCACCGGTGCGGGCAAGACTGTGGTTGCAGAGTATGCCGTTGAACTTGCACTGGCACGGATGCAAAAATGCATCTACACGGCTCCGATCAAGGCCCTGTCGAACCAGAAATATCGTGACCTCGCCGAGCGCCTAGGTGTAGAGAACGTCGGCCTGCTAACCGGCGATCAGGCCATCAACAGGGAAGCCTCCATCCTCGTTGTGACCACTGAAGTGCTACGCAACATGCTCTTCCAGCATGACGACGTGGTGGGCGACGTCGGCTACGTCGTCCTCGACGAAGTCCACTACCTTGCCGACGAGTTTCGCGGGCCCGTGTGGGAGGAAGTCATCCTGCAGTTGCCCGCCCACGTCCGGCTGGTCTCGCTGTCAGCCACTATTTCGAACGTCGAGGAGTTTGCGGCGTGGCTACGCTCGATTCGCGGAGTGACCACGGTGGTCGTTTCGCAGGTTCGCCCAGTTCCGCTGGTCCAGCACGTTGCTATCCAGCGGCGGATCGAGCCGCTCTACGACAACGGCGAGCTCAACGCGCGCCTTGTCCAGACGGCGGGCTCCCGTGGCCGTTCGCGACGCCGAACCGGATTGGCCCGCCGCAAGGGAGTCCTCACTCAACTGACAAGCCGCGATCTTCTGCCTGCGATCGAGTTCATCTTCTCCCGCAAGGGTTGCGATAGGGCCGTGTCGGATCTTCTCGACGACGGGCTGACGTTGACCACGCCCGCCGAGCAGCGCCTTATCCGGGCACATCTGCGTGCGCTGCGCCAGGAACTGACGGAGGAAGACCAGCGTGCCGTTCGTTTCGCTTTTTGGTCGAGAGCGATGGTGCGGGGATTCGCAGCTCACCACGCGGGCATGTTTCCCGCCCTCAAGGAATTGGCCGAGGATCTGATGGAGGCGGGTCTGCTCAAGCTCGTCTACGCCACTGGCACGCTCGCCCTGGGAATAGATATGCCGGTGCGCACGGTGGTCCTCGAGGAGCTTCAACGATGGAATGGCTCGGACTTCGTCGATCTGACGGCGACTGAGTACACCCAGCTCATCGGGCGTGCAGGCCGGCGCGGCAAGGATAAGGTCGGCCACGCCGTCGTTTTGCACAGCGACGAGCTGGACCTGGGCGCGTTGGCCAATTTGGGTTCGGGGAGGGTGGAGCCGCTCTACTCGGCGTTCTTCCCCTCGTACAATTCGGTGGTCAACCTGCTGGCTTTTCATTCTTACGAGGATGCGCGGGCCATCATGGGTACATCGTTTGCCCAGTATCAGCGCAACGCCGAGCTGGGCGACTTGCGTGGCCGCATCGCCCGCATTCGTGCACGCCTCGAGGTTCTCGAAGCTGAGCTGGAAAACTCGTGCCTGCTGGGTGACGTGGCCGAATATCTGCGGATTCGGCGTCGTAGCGAGAGAGCGAGCAAGGCTGAGCGTAAGCGCGCCAAGCAGGAGTATCGCAGCCGCATGGAGCGATCGTGGGACGAGGCACGAACCGGGCGGCTCTATGCGTTTGCCCGCCAGGGGGAGCTCGAATACGGCGTCACGCTCTCGGTTGGCCGCAAGCTACGGCTCGTCAACCTGTACGGCGAGATGGTGTGGCTACACGAGGATGAGCTTTCTTCCGAGTTGCGCGACCTGGGCACAAACGACATGCCTTTCGGGTTGTCGCCCAAGGATCCGCAGGTGCGCCAAACCATCGCGGAGTCCATTTGGGAAGCCATCGAGGAGCGCTCGGCGCTGGGAACCGACGCGGATCTGACGAGCTCCTGGGACCGGTTTGCCGTGCGATCCTCGGCCGAGCTCGAGGCACATCCGGTCCACCACTGCCCGGACCTGGGCGACCATCTGCGCCACGGCACCGAGTATGTTTCGCTACTGAACAACCTCGAATCGCTTGAGACGACGTCGGAGCGTTACGACGACTCGGTGGCCAAAGAGTTCGACGCGACGGCGTCGGTACTGTCTCGCCTGGGGTATCTCCAGCCGGGGGAGAGCGGCGAGAGCGCGGCCGGCCACGTCAAGCTCGCCGCGGGGGCGGCCATGCTCCGCGGCATTCACAACGAAGCGGACTTGCTCATCGTCCAGTGCCTGAACGAGGCCGCCATACAGGGACTCACGCCAGCGGAATTCGCAGGGGTTACCTCGGCCTTCCTCTGTGACCGTCGCCTCGGGACGGCACTGCCTCGCCAGGCCACCCTCCGCGCAGCGTGGACCGCAATTGAGCGCAACCTCGACTTCCTGCGCGCGCTCGAGGCGGCGGTAGACATCACGCGCACCTCCGATCCCTTCCCCGGGGCCATGGAGGCCTTTGCCGCCTGGGCAAGCGGCGCCGATCTCGAAACGGTGATGCAGATGAGCGACCTCGTCGTCGGCGATTTTATCTCGGCAAATCGGCGCCTCATCGACCTCCTGGGCCAGATCGAGCAAGTAGCACCCGCTGGGCCGCTACACGAGTGCGCCGGGCGGGCGCGCGACATGATCCGCCGCTGGGAGTGGCTATAG
- a CDS encoding DUF3866 family protein has protein sequence MKWREAHILRERNAWANAAEYEAELEGQIVRALAYIPQVGRPEPGDRALVTSATHARGLGTGGYVMIVALPDRLPADDDATAGHIVKARYTPLQYMVMGVDEQDSPYHGLLQDADSIDAMPVIGADLHSALPAIVAGVHAVSPGATIAYVMSDGGALPAWFSQTAAALKDKGHILGTISAGQAYGGDLEAVNVHTALLAARLVWNADIAIVTQGPGNLGTDTRWGFSGTSIGEALNAAHVLGGRPIAALRASQADARPRHLGISHHTMTVLEKVVHVPCTVVTPEIATVAEDVRAQMSGQLIELAQHENLTLVDYPTAALVSSLRNPPAPLRTMGRTFDEDPLSFLATAAAGAYAGGLVDNEPSHPIR, from the coding sequence ATGAAGTGGCGAGAAGCGCACATTCTGCGCGAGAGAAACGCATGGGCAAATGCCGCCGAGTACGAGGCCGAGCTCGAGGGCCAGATCGTGCGGGCGTTAGCCTATATTCCCCAGGTGGGCAGGCCCGAGCCTGGGGACCGCGCGCTCGTTACCTCCGCCACGCACGCTCGCGGCCTTGGCACCGGTGGGTACGTCATGATCGTCGCGCTCCCCGATCGCCTACCCGCCGACGATGACGCTACAGCCGGCCACATCGTCAAGGCGCGTTATACGCCGCTACAGTACATGGTCATGGGCGTCGACGAGCAAGATTCTCCCTATCATGGCCTTCTTCAAGACGCCGACTCCATCGACGCAATGCCCGTGATCGGCGCCGACCTGCACTCGGCACTCCCCGCCATCGTCGCCGGGGTGCACGCTGTCAGCCCAGGCGCGACCATCGCCTACGTCATGTCGGACGGCGGCGCGCTACCGGCATGGTTTTCCCAGACGGCCGCAGCCCTCAAAGACAAAGGACACATCCTTGGCACCATTAGCGCAGGCCAAGCCTACGGCGGCGATTTGGAGGCAGTCAACGTTCACACGGCTCTCCTCGCCGCTAGGCTCGTTTGGAACGCCGACATCGCGATCGTCACCCAGGGGCCGGGCAACCTCGGCACGGACACCCGGTGGGGATTTTCCGGCACATCGATCGGAGAAGCCCTGAACGCGGCGCACGTGCTCGGCGGACGCCCGATCGCAGCGTTGCGCGCCTCCCAAGCTGACGCGCGCCCTCGCCACCTCGGCATCTCCCATCACACGATGACAGTGCTGGAGAAGGTCGTCCACGTACCGTGCACGGTGGTCACTCCCGAGATCGCCACGGTTGCCGAGGACGTCCGCGCTCAGATGTCAGGCCAGCTGATTGAGCTTGCCCAGCACGAGAACCTAACGCTGGTGGACTACCCTACCGCCGCATTGGTCTCCTCGCTTCGTAACCCGCCTGCACCCCTGCGGACCATGGGCCGAACCTTCGACGAAGATCCCCTCTCGTTCCTCGCAACCGCAGCAGCCGGTGCATACGCGGGAGGGCTCGTCGACAACGAGCCCTCCCATCCAATTCGCTAA
- a CDS encoding MerR family transcriptional regulator translates to MLFGGQVPDLDTETGYRGPAVCRALGITYRQLDYWDRIGLVEPSIRSAKGSGSQRLYAFRDILVLKVVKRLLDTGVSLQQIRQAIAQLTEYGVEDLAAVTLMSDGASVYLCTSNDEVIDLIQGGQGVFGIAVGKVWREVEGELSELPTERAIEEPVDELAARRTAKRNAI, encoded by the coding sequence ATGCTATTCGGCGGCCAAGTTCCGGATCTCGACACCGAGACCGGCTACCGCGGGCCGGCTGTTTGCCGTGCACTCGGCATTACCTATCGTCAGCTCGATTACTGGGACCGCATCGGACTGGTTGAGCCATCCATTCGCTCGGCGAAGGGTTCCGGCTCGCAGCGCCTCTACGCGTTTCGCGACATCCTGGTTCTCAAGGTGGTCAAGCGCCTGCTCGACACGGGCGTATCGCTCCAGCAGATTCGGCAGGCGATTGCCCAGCTGACCGAATACGGTGTCGAAGATCTTGCTGCGGTCACCCTCATGAGTGACGGTGCATCGGTGTATTTGTGCACGTCAAATGACGAGGTCATCGACCTGATCCAAGGGGGACAGGGCGTCTTCGGCATTGCCGTAGGTAAGGTGTGGCGCGAGGTGGAAGGCGAACTTTCGGAGCTACCCACCGAGCGCGCCATCGAAGAACCAGTGGACGAACTGGCGGCGCGCCGCACGGCCAAGCGTAACGCCATCTAA
- a CDS encoding polyprenol monophosphomannose synthase, with the protein MNVLICIPTYNERESLPGILDRTRAAAPQADILVIDDNSPDGTGIYADERASEDRQIHVLHRTAKEGLGRAYLEGFSWAIDHGYSHVCEMDADGSHRPEHLPDLLKRADKPDKPDLVIGSRWTAGGQVVDWPKYREALSRGGNLYIKLWLDLPAKDATAGFRVFRTDTLKKLDFTSVESKGYFFQVDMTLKLRDMGARIVEVPISFVERSAGASKMSGNIIKEAFVRATKLGVERRGAQIRRLIGR; encoded by the coding sequence ATGAACGTACTTATCTGTATTCCCACCTATAACGAGCGCGAATCTCTGCCCGGCATCTTGGACCGAACCAGAGCCGCGGCCCCGCAGGCTGATATCCTCGTGATCGACGATAATTCGCCGGATGGTACGGGCATCTATGCCGATGAACGGGCCAGTGAAGATCGCCAGATTCACGTGCTCCACCGCACGGCGAAGGAGGGGCTCGGAAGGGCCTATCTCGAGGGCTTTTCCTGGGCGATCGACCACGGTTACTCGCACGTGTGTGAGATGGATGCGGATGGCTCTCATCGGCCAGAGCACCTTCCTGACCTGCTCAAACGTGCAGATAAGCCGGACAAGCCCGACCTCGTCATCGGCTCGCGTTGGACCGCGGGTGGGCAAGTGGTGGATTGGCCAAAGTACCGCGAGGCTCTTTCGCGCGGCGGCAATCTCTACATCAAGCTTTGGCTAGATCTTCCCGCCAAAGATGCAACTGCCGGATTCCGCGTCTTCCGCACCGACACGCTCAAGAAACTCGATTTCACGAGCGTCGAATCGAAGGGATATTTCTTCCAGGTCGACATGACGTTGAAGTTACGCGACATGGGCGCCCGTATTGTGGAGGTTCCCATTTCTTTCGTCGAGCGCAGCGCGGGCGCCTCGAAGATGTCCGGCAACATCATTAAGGAAGCATTTGTGCGCGCCACGAAGCTCGGGGTTGAGCGGCGTGGCGCGCAGATCAGGCGACTTATCGGACGCTAG
- the lnt gene encoding apolipoprotein N-acyltransferase, with protein sequence MVFRILLAIAGGLSMWLSNEPMGVWAFSLPAISLLWLALQGRGMLAGFGLGWVWGFFFFFPLFDWATAATGLYVAQIALAAVQAAFIGVVGALWAALSGGSKASVVWQVPPATFVWLAAEQARGTWPFGGLPWGSVGFALVDSPIAHVAPYGSTALVGGVAIAGGLLLAMIPKLSYLGAATSVLAVIALVIVPVFVPMGGRADSSINVAVVQGNVPDDAENRALRVTENHVRETRALVESSRIKPDLILWPESSSDRDIRTDRAAGEMVLSMVDDVGIPLVMGTQQYVDDGRYNDVVVIEPGRGITDRYSKQHPVPFGEYVPFRETLRKVTDVVDLVSVDMLAGQGPATVNVPIGEGVSIATPICFEVAYADIVSKAASASQLIVIPTNNASFGTTGLSAQQFSMTKFRAIENGRTAVQVSTSGISGIVDSHGRVAYKTGLFESDARVVSIALHSANTFAATTATQRGVLIYLLGAAGAILAIASRTRGRS encoded by the coding sequence ATGGTGTTCAGAATCCTCCTCGCCATCGCCGGCGGCCTTTCCATGTGGCTGTCGAATGAGCCCATGGGTGTGTGGGCGTTCTCGCTTCCAGCCATCTCCTTGTTGTGGCTCGCGCTGCAGGGCAGAGGCATGCTGGCCGGTTTCGGTCTTGGCTGGGTGTGGGGATTTTTCTTCTTCTTTCCGCTCTTCGATTGGGCGACGGCCGCGACGGGGCTCTACGTTGCACAGATTGCCCTGGCCGCCGTTCAGGCCGCGTTTATCGGCGTTGTGGGAGCATTGTGGGCCGCATTATCGGGCGGAAGTAAGGCCTCGGTGGTGTGGCAGGTTCCCCCGGCCACCTTCGTGTGGCTGGCCGCCGAGCAGGCCCGCGGCACCTGGCCCTTTGGCGGCCTGCCGTGGGGGAGCGTCGGCTTTGCGCTGGTTGATTCGCCGATCGCCCACGTGGCGCCCTACGGCTCGACGGCTCTCGTGGGCGGGGTCGCCATCGCCGGCGGCCTCTTGCTCGCGATGATCCCAAAGCTGAGCTACCTTGGGGCGGCGACAAGCGTCCTCGCCGTGATCGCCCTCGTGATCGTGCCGGTATTCGTCCCCATGGGAGGCCGTGCCGATAGCAGCATCAACGTCGCCGTCGTGCAAGGAAACGTTCCCGACGATGCAGAGAACCGCGCCCTACGCGTGACCGAGAACCACGTACGCGAAACCCGCGCTCTGGTCGAATCCTCCCGCATCAAGCCAGACCTCATTCTCTGGCCCGAATCCTCCTCCGACCGCGATATCAGAACGGACCGGGCCGCGGGGGAGATGGTCTTGAGTATGGTCGACGATGTGGGAATCCCGCTGGTTATGGGAACCCAGCAATACGTTGACGATGGGCGATACAACGACGTCGTCGTCATCGAACCTGGCCGGGGGATCACGGATCGGTATTCTAAGCAGCATCCGGTGCCCTTCGGCGAGTACGTGCCGTTTCGGGAGACGCTCCGGAAGGTCACCGACGTCGTTGACCTCGTCTCGGTTGACATGCTCGCCGGCCAAGGGCCCGCCACTGTGAACGTGCCTATCGGTGAGGGCGTAAGCATTGCGACGCCCATCTGCTTTGAGGTTGCCTACGCAGACATCGTCTCGAAGGCGGCTTCCGCCAGCCAACTTATCGTCATCCCCACGAACAACGCCTCCTTCGGCACCACCGGCCTCAGCGCGCAGCAGTTCTCCATGACCAAGTTTAGAGCCATCGAAAACGGACGGACCGCGGTGCAGGTATCGACGTCAGGAATCAGCGGCATCGTTGACTCTCACGGCCGCGTGGCGTACAAGACCGGACTTTTCGAATCGGACGCCCGGGTCGTCTCGATCGCGCTCCATTCAGCCAACACCTTCGCCGCCACCACCGCGACCCAACGTGGCGTGCTCATCTACCTGCTCGGCGCCGCGGGCGCTATCCTTGCCATAGCATCGAGAACTCGAGGACGATCATGA
- a CDS encoding RNA polymerase-binding protein RbpA — protein sequence MAERSLRGMKIGAHSLESDSGVAFVARREESYRCEDGHTFTVTFAEDAEAPLTWECKCGKPAELIGGGDNEEESKQAKPQRTHWDMLLERRSEEELKVLLEERLELLRTGRLYKRRR from the coding sequence ATGGCAGAACGCTCATTACGCGGAATGAAGATCGGCGCACACTCGCTGGAGTCGGATTCTGGTGTCGCCTTCGTTGCGCGCCGCGAAGAAAGTTACCGTTGCGAAGACGGGCACACGTTCACCGTCACGTTTGCCGAAGACGCCGAGGCGCCGCTGACATGGGAATGCAAATGCGGCAAGCCGGCCGAGCTGATCGGCGGCGGCGATAACGAGGAAGAATCGAAGCAGGCCAAGCCCCAGCGCACGCACTGGGACATGCTCCTCGAACGCCGCTCCGAAGAAGAGCTCAAGGTCCTCCTCGAAGAGCGCCTCGAGCTGCTTCGCACCGGACGGCTCTACAAGCGCCGCCGCTAG
- a CDS encoding diacylglycerol/lipid kinase family protein, which yields MRVALALNPSSGKGRSDSYRSALREVLLKYPVDMVWLPVGTREQAFVAMHEASHSGKIDALIIVGGDGFIHNAVNAVGDSRIALGIVAAGSGNDIAREFGLPIHNIHDSVHQIAASLLTRRYRDVDVMEISWHQGSQRALAIVSVGIDADTNVRTNHMTWPKGNLRYVRALPGAIGAYEPYGVRVSMGGHTHAGAMTLLSIANTRYFGGGFCVSPGALPDDGLLDVVLTPGLGMGSIAHLLTRLVFYRHLRDPRVHLYRTSEIRIDPAPELGGPLPMIMADGEEICRAPATVRVLPGALRLVM from the coding sequence ATGAGAGTGGCTCTTGCACTGAATCCCAGCTCCGGCAAGGGCCGTAGTGATAGTTACAGGAGCGCGCTACGCGAGGTTCTGCTCAAGTATCCGGTCGACATGGTCTGGCTACCCGTGGGTACGCGCGAACAAGCCTTCGTGGCCATGCACGAGGCCAGCCATTCGGGGAAGATCGACGCGCTGATCATCGTCGGTGGCGACGGCTTCATCCACAATGCGGTCAACGCCGTCGGCGACAGCCGCATTGCGCTCGGTATCGTGGCGGCCGGCTCCGGTAATGACATTGCACGCGAGTTTGGTCTACCAATACATAATATTCACGACTCCGTCCACCAGATCGCAGCGTCACTTCTCACTAGGCGCTATCGCGATGTCGACGTCATGGAGATTTCTTGGCATCAGGGCAGCCAACGGGCGCTCGCCATCGTTTCTGTTGGCATCGACGCCGATACCAACGTGCGCACCAACCACATGACGTGGCCCAAGGGCAACCTTCGCTACGTGCGCGCGCTACCGGGCGCGATTGGCGCCTATGAACCGTACGGAGTGCGCGTGAGCATGGGCGGGCACACGCATGCGGGGGCGATGACGCTCCTGTCGATCGCCAACACCCGATACTTTGGCGGGGGATTTTGTGTCTCGCCAGGCGCGCTTCCCGACGACGGCCTGCTCGACGTCGTCCTCACCCCGGGCCTGGGCATGGGCTCCATCGCACATCTGCTGACCCGCCTCGTCTTCTACCGCCACCTGCGCGACCCACGCGTCCACCTCTACCGCACGAGCGAGATACGGATCGATCCTGCCCCCGAGCTCGGTGGTCCCTTGCCGATGATCATGGCCGACGGCGAGGAAATATGCCGCGCGCCAGCCACGGTCCGGGTTCTGCCCGGTGCGTTGAGGCTGGTGATGTAA
- a CDS encoding helix-turn-helix transcriptional regulator, which yields MNESRTVSERRFALLVLLRHARPTVREILALPAYSGIAPGNVQRYLERDLLSLRESGYNIQVDDEYRYILDDSTNIHVDGGDVEMSILRSLLGAKGKTEAFVSAQSAVTKLLSSAEASQPQARLSIHTPRGDAALKIAPAIQLGRRIAFRYQSATRSSPGRYVVDPLRLEVHFDAFYLRGFQIRGGSGAAGERMYKLDRIAGPVTTLDERITHELDEAVVTTFTPVDAVVRTRRELPLMMRASDVRQVEGGYELTLVGIDRAHLYEDLMFYGLDAELVGPSDLKADFLARIAHLEHLGGGDGHG from the coding sequence ATGAATGAATCGCGCACGGTCAGTGAGCGCCGCTTTGCACTTTTGGTCCTGTTGCGGCACGCGCGTCCTACCGTCCGTGAGATCTTGGCCCTACCTGCTTACAGTGGCATCGCCCCGGGAAACGTCCAGCGGTATCTCGAACGCGATCTGTTGTCCTTGCGGGAGTCGGGATACAACATCCAGGTCGATGACGAATATCGATATATCCTCGATGATTCTACAAACATCCACGTCGACGGCGGTGACGTTGAAATGAGCATCCTGCGCAGCCTGCTTGGTGCGAAGGGCAAGACGGAGGCGTTCGTCTCCGCCCAGTCGGCCGTGACAAAACTCCTGTCGTCTGCTGAAGCTTCGCAGCCACAAGCACGGCTGAGCATCCACACCCCGCGCGGGGACGCGGCCCTAAAGATTGCACCGGCGATCCAGCTCGGGCGCCGGATCGCCTTTCGCTACCAGTCCGCGACGCGCTCCTCACCGGGGCGATACGTCGTCGACCCGCTCCGCCTCGAGGTGCATTTTGACGCCTTTTATCTGCGTGGCTTCCAGATTCGCGGAGGTAGCGGTGCTGCGGGGGAGCGAATGTACAAGCTCGACCGCATCGCGGGTCCGGTGACGACCCTCGACGAGCGCATCACCCACGAACTCGACGAAGCCGTGGTGACGACGTTCACGCCCGTCGACGCCGTGGTACGCACGCGCCGCGAGCTCCCTCTCATGATGCGCGCGAGCGATGTGCGCCAGGTCGAGGGCGGATATGAGCTCACGCTTGTGGGCATCGACCGCGCCCACCTCTATGAGGACCTCATGTTTTACGGGCTCGATGCCGAGCTGGTCGGCCCCAGCGACCTCAAGGCCGATTTCCTCGCCCGGATCGCACACCTGGAACACCTGGGAGGGGGCGACGGCCATGGCTGA